From Streptomyces sp. TLI_105, the proteins below share one genomic window:
- a CDS encoding Lrp/AsnC family transcriptional regulator: MSTAYTPDATDWRILEALQSEGRASFAELARAVSMSPSAVTERVRRLEDAGVITGYTAIVDQDRLGLPILAFVRLRYPHGNYKPFHDLLDTTPEVLEAHHVTGDDCFVLKVAARSMKHLEAISGKVATLGAVTTSVVYSSPLPRRPLSR, encoded by the coding sequence ATGAGCACCGCATACACCCCGGACGCCACCGACTGGCGCATCCTCGAAGCGCTCCAGTCCGAGGGCCGCGCCAGCTTCGCCGAGCTCGCCCGCGCCGTGTCGATGTCGCCGTCCGCGGTGACCGAGCGGGTGCGGCGCCTGGAGGACGCCGGGGTGATCACGGGGTACACGGCGATCGTCGACCAGGACCGCCTGGGCCTGCCCATCCTGGCCTTCGTACGGCTGCGCTACCCGCACGGCAACTACAAGCCGTTCCACGACCTGCTCGACACCACGCCCGAGGTCCTCGAGGCCCACCACGTCACCGGCGACGACTGCTTCGTCCTCAAGGTCGCCGCCCGCTCCATGAAGCACCTGGAGGCGATCAGCGGGAAGGTCGCCACGCTCGGCGCGGTGACCACCAGCGTCGTCTACTCCTCGCCGCTGCCCCGGCGCCCCCTCAGCCGCTGA